Part of the Fusarium musae strain F31 chromosome 3, whole genome shotgun sequence genome, CACTCTCACATACCTACTCACTCCATCAAAGTTTCTCTGGGCTTCCCCCAACCAACTTCCAATATGTCAACGAGAGGTAAGTTGACAATGATCTTATTCGAAGACACTTAAGGCCTGACAAGTGACCAGGGCATCGATCCAACGGATCTTCCTCCACTTGCACTATTGCTTTTGGGCTGCTCTCTCCCCCTCCGACTCCCCCTCCCCTGAATTCCGGTCTTCCACCTCCCCCATCCCAGCCTCCTTATGCACCTCCTGACAACGGAACTGGAAGCTGTATTGAAACGTCGGTTATGGCCAAGGAGATTAAGGAACAAGAACAGGACAAGGACACAACCAAGACCATTCCCCCTGTAGGTTTTCCTTCAGACTCACATCCACAACACTGTTTTCTAACAAGTAAGCAGCCCCCTGAATCAACAGCAGGCTTCGGTTCTGCTGTCAAGGCTATTTTTCAGAGCTTGAAAGCCCGTCTGTGTGACCTACAGGCTATTGCTCAAAACCAAGCGAGTAGAGTATTCCGGTCTTTCTCTGGATAAAGGCTATTGCATCACCCTCGGAGGCGATGGCAACATGGCAATACCTGTATTTGATATGTCATCAATTATCAAGTTGTGATAAGGACTGGGCGGAGGGGTCACTTGGGGACAGTGGGATACGAAGCCCGCGTCTTCTTCATACGAAGAAATATATCTTTGTTTCAAGTGTATGTCTCAATTCATTGCTTTAGGCAGAAGCGTAAAAACAGTTTTTTGATATAGAATCCATGACAGAGTGCGGCCCAaatcttgttctcatcttTTCCGGCCGAGACACTTGGGCTACGCAATGATCATTTCGTCCCCTGATTCAAACTCTTCGGTTCAACATCCGAGGACGCCTCCAACAGTTATCAAACTCTGGCAGTTATTCCGTCGAAATAAATAGCCATAGCTATActcaaaaagaacaagagtAATTCAAAATTATCAGCAAGGCCACTGacaactataatataaaaaattttgaaaaagaaaaaaacctTGTCTATTGAATTGTCGCCATGAGACTAACACATGTTCAATGCTAAGGTGGCCGGCCCGTGGTATTGGGTCAATAGGTAATTTCATGAAACGCTTATATTATTGTTTATATAGAGAAGCTGTTCTGATCGCTATAGAGCCTGTTACCATGTACATGAAACCAATAACGACAACGCCTGTAAACACCCCGAAGACAATGCACCGTGCTTGTATCTTAATTCACCCATTTGCGGTCTACCCAAAAATGAAACCAAGCCCTTAGTGCGCTTAAGATGTCAAGCCCCATTGCTTTGCGCTCGCACTTTGGCATGTAGGACAACTTCAACACAAGCACCTGGTTCCAAGCATGCGACTCTGATCTTGGTGATTCCAAAATCGTTCATAAAATAGGTCATTTAAGTCGTGTTGCGTCTTTCGTCGTTTGAGGTCGCCGCTCCGGGGATGGCCTAGATCCGGAACTTCCAGAAGGTCCTCCATTGCTTTCtgttccttcttcctcctcttcatcttgttcatGGACAGTTGGCATTGTGGCTGTCCTTGCCCTGGTCCCTGTAGAGCGTTCTCTACGTCGAGAGCGTCTCCATACTACGGGCCGCATAAAGAAGCGCTCATACTAAGACTCTTCCTCCGAGTCGCTGTTATCGTTAATCCTGATGGCTCGCCATCTCCTATCGGTCAAGTCTTGCGCTGCAGTTCCTTCGCTTTCTGGATCGACATAACCCTGACCTCCAGCGATGCTTAGCGCAACGGGCAAAAAGACTAGGGCGTGGAGGGCGGCGAAAATGACCAGGGACAGCCAAACTCGGAAGTAATAGATCTCGAAGATCTTTGATCGCGTGAAGGCGAGTACAGAGACACCCAGAAGCTTCGTGACGGTGATGCCCGAAAAGACAGATCCTCCGACGTTAACAAGAGCAGTCCAAGCCCGGGCATCGCGACCACGGAAGGCATTGCTATTGCCTTCCATCACTGTGCGGGAAGGATACATGAACGCGCGGGCGATATGAGCACAGAATTCAACAGAAATACCAACGCaaatgatgagattgaccaGAGAAACAGCATTCAGAGACACGTTGAACAGTGCCATGCTACCCATGATGTCCACGACGCTCATCACAACTGTGACAGAGACCACAGCTGCCGTGAGCAATGAACCCAAGAGGACGGTCGCAACAGCAAAAATTATGCCAACGGCGGCACACAACAATACAGCTGTCAACGGTACAATGCTAAGATATTGGTCAAAGAAGATGTAGAAGACGCTGTAGGGGAAAACATCCGCGCCTGTTCTTTCTTTGATATCAGAAGCGATGCGACGAGCTGCGGAGTATGCAGCAATGAAATCTTCCTGGCTTCTCAGAGGAGTATGCATGGTTCTGAAGTGTGTGGACTTAACACGGTTACCCTTATCATTAAGAACAACAGCCTGGCCATACGCGGCCTGGCCAGCGAGAGGGCATTCATCGCCCGTAGGGCTTGAAAGGAACTTCTTGAGATAATGAATGAACTCTTCGTCCTCAGGCATGCCGTAGAGTGTAGTATTCCATACTGGCTTGCGATCAGCAAAGCAGGTTTGGCCGTGCTCCACACAACATTGGTCATAAATGGGATTCAgccagaggaagaagtcgtCAATCCAACTGGCGGCAGGTGAAGAGATATAAGAAATATCTGATCTCTGTCGTTCAAGCTCGAGTGTGTTCGTAAGAGAAAGGTCCTGGCAAGTTGTGAATCTCGAGCAAAtttcttgctgctgttctCGCTTGGAGGCATCAACTTCGCGGGTCACGAAATACACTGGGGGTCCAGTCTCCAGATACTCGTATAAGTCATTAAAGTAGGGGATCAGGTAAGAGCCATCGGGGATAGCAACTCGCTGATCAAGACCAAGTTGGATCTTGGGCAAGAGTGCCAGTCCACCTGCAAAGAGCCCAAGGAAAATTGTGACAACTGcaagcttgaccttcttccCAAGAAGTCGTGGGGCATATGTATTCTTAATGAAGACCTGCAGCAAGCTCTCTTCGGCCATGTCTGAGCCACGGCTACCTCCTGAAGCAAAACTGTTGGCCCCATTGAGGTGGACTCTAGCCTTAGTGATTTGCCACCAGGGCCACAGTTCACAACGATGGTCTTCAACCCGCATCTGGTTAAGGGAAAGGAAGGAAACGAACATCGTCATCTGAAGCACGGCGTTGACTAGGACAGCACCTGCAGCGTAAGCAGCGAAATTCCTAACAGCCGGCATGCCGACGGCGGTGCCGAGAGCAAATGCGACGGTTTCTGTGAGagcagagaagagaatggaggGACCCATACGGCCCAGGGCTCTTGCAACTCGCTCCTCGACCATTTGATCAGGAAAGCTGACATTGACTCTTTCGAGTTCATGGACAATCAGGAAAATATTGTCCACGCCAACAGCCAGAACAATAAAGGGAATGACTTCAACAATGATGAGTGTAGCTTTCAGACCAACCCATGAGAAGAACCCGATAGAGGCAGCAATCGACATGAGGACAATAAGAATTCCCACGAGGCCAAGCGTTACCTTGGACTCAACCAAGAGCACAGCAGGATTGCGGAAGATATGCTTGAGGGGAGTTCCAAGCGCCATGCAAGCGTAAACAAACATGACGATGTAACTGATGACGATAATCTTTGCATCTGTGTTGGTCGACTTGTTAAGTTCCTGCTCGAGACTAATCTCAGTATTGAAGGACAAGCGAAGGCCACGCTCCTTGGCTTCTTGTTGAACCTCGAGGAGTCGGTCGCGGAGGGAGTTTTCCCAATCAACAGCCCTTGCAAGGGCATCAGTTCCCTCTTGAGCGTTGTTAACAACCCAGGTCACAGTGATAGCATGGGCGTCAACCACATCGTCGTCGTAACCACCAAAGATCATATTGGGCTCAATGGGTTGTCCGAAGTCTGGCCGACAATCCACGGGGCTCTTGGCGCATGCGCGGAGGTCCTCTTTCCAATACTTGGGGTCAAATCCACCCTTGGCGTGCCAATAGGCTGAAACAGACTGCACGACACAAGCATCGTTGGAAGGTTTGAAGCAGAGATCCTGGAAGTATTTTCCATAGACAGGGCtttcgatcttcttgacgctctcctcaacttcaatccACCATTTCAGGGTATCGTAAGACAGAACAGGGCCTGGTCCAGATGGATCTGTATCGTTGACAAGAAAGACCTTTTCGGCACGGTAGAAGGGCCCAAAGTTGCTGTCGAAGTAGGCCTTCTCTTgtgcagcagcagaagagggGCTCACCCAAAGGCGGGCAGGTTCCTTTTCAAGGTCAAAACGGAACAATCCAACACTAAGGATGGCAACGAAGAGCAGGCTCAGACCAATACACCACCCAGGGAATCGAGCTGCAATGTGACCGAGCTGGTAGAAGGCTTTGTCGCACTTATCGTTAACCCAGTATCTCTTAGTTGGGCGCTCACGCATCGCCTCCGTGTCAACTGGaccaccttcatcttcatcatcgctatGTGAGGATTCATGCAACAGTCTTGTCCTTTCAACACGATGCTGAGAGTACTTTTTATATGCGACGTGGCCAAAGACGGCGAGTATCAGTGTTAGCAGCAAAACGCTATACACGAAGATGGAGGCAAATGAGAGGCAAGGCAAAAGACCGACTCTGCAAGACTTTGAGTCTTTGACGTCTGGGAGCTTGGGGCAGACACCGGGACAGTCGACACATACGCAGCGGTAATCAGGGTCCTCATCGTTGCATTTCTTCGGTGTCATGTCCAATGGGTGGAGTTCGTGGTGGCTGTAATTAGTCGGAAAGTTGATCTGGAAAGGAGAACCGACGAGAGGTTTCTTGTCTCCAAGGAACTTGAGCATCTCGGTATAGTTCTtagcaccaccaccaatcaAGTCCATCGCCTTGCTGTTTGCGCCGCCAAACTTGACTTCTTTGCAACTGTCATAGAAACCAGAGCCATATTTCTCTGAAATGAGCTGGTCGAGCTCTGTTACGAGCTGCTTGCCATTCTTGGGGGCAGAATCGGTCACATTGATAAAGAGAGACTGGTCCGGAGAACATGTGAATGTACAaaagaggttgaagaagttgtctTTGCAAGCTGGGCAGGACCCAATGAGTGTACTTGGCGTACCGAGCTCGGACTTGAGTGCTTTGATCTATGTATCGCAGATTAGTATGAAGTAGTGATGGAGGTCCGTAGGATATACTCACTTGATCCAGGCTGCAGCAAACAGGTCCGGTCTTCCATTTCTGGCCGCAAAGTTCGACGAGTTCGTTACGAAGCTCTTCATCGGGATCTTCAGCCAACCCATTGTCGACACAGGGAAGTTCTTTGCCGAAAAAACTCTGCTTTCCACAGTGGCCGCGGAAGGCGCATCGCCCAGCTTCATGTTTCGGAGTATACTGCTCAGCAAAGCCGAGgccagcaagaagagcagCCACAGCTCCTAGCTGGGGCACGATGCGTTGATGCATCTCGGAGTTAGGGAGCCGCACGCGGCGGGTGTTCTATATGAAGTCGTAGGCCTAGTTGGTCGCGATCGAAGTTTCGTGTGGATATCGCTCTCAAGTTGACGTACGACAGGGACGGTGCAACGATAAGCgtgggatgatgatgaagggtTAAGATGTTCGAGAAGCAATCATAATAGATTGTAGAATTGAAGTTTAGAATTGAACAACGTGACTCAAATGGGGGTGAAACTCTAAAGGCGACGCGTCGACAAAGTAGGCGCAACAGAAACAGTTGCAGGTTCAGACTCGGAGGCAGGCAGGTGGTGATGTCGTAGCGCAGTAGCAGGAGCCGTAACCGTAGCAGGTACCTTACAATAGCTCGGTGACGGCTACAGTGGAAAGCTTGAATGGGGCCTTGAAGGCGGGCGCTGCAGAGGTCACGGCCGACCTGCGTCATTGGTTTCTGTGGGCCCGGTCTGCCTCTAATTCGCCAGCGTGATTAACTTAGTGGTCCTTGTGGTCTAAGTGGCCGGGGTCAGAAGCCGGGGTTGAGCTTAGCCATCGTATTAGCTACAGTCAATGATTCATTCGGAGTTTGACTACCCTAGAGATATGGATGTGAATTTGATACGTTCAGAGGCAGCAGTTATTGAAATCATGCTCAGTTCATTTGGTCGGCAAATGTAATCATCATGTCGCAGGGATAGATCTAAGCTACTCGTAGGGTTTGACTTCTCAGTAGGGCTCTGATATCCATTCATAGGTAGAGAGGTGCAAGGTTTCTGTAAGTGTCAGTCTAAGAGTCGTATTTATGTGTCTAAATACGTAAATATCAATATCAGCAGAACTGAGAAATGCATCGCCCTGTTCATAGATAGCAACCACTATATGTATCTAGAAAACATCACATAATATAATTCTTGAACATAACCCCACTACTCTTGTGCTCGAAACTTGGACGAATCTATAGTCACTACCTTATACTTAGGTAACACTGATTGCTCTGAATCCAAGGGTTGAACTCAGACAAACATCAACGGAATAATACAGAAAACCACGATAGGTGAAGAGTCTGCCAGCTAGATAAACAACCTCGTCAATATAGTCTAAGCCTAATAGGAAAAGCAGCCAAGTTAGTCCTATCATAGATATGAACCATGAGGTCTCGCTCAGGTATCCCCAATTTTCTACCAGCATAGGCCCGTGTAAAGTCAATCAACAGACCCGAAAATAAATCCAGTCATGAATACCCTCAATAAACACAAAGACTTCAGGTCTTGCACTACTCATTAACTATATTGTATTTACAACTATGCAACCCCAAGTCTCGTTATCATGGCACGTGATATGTTAGCAACTTCAACTAACTCCACCTCCGCTCAAGAGCCCTGAAAACACCATGGCTCTTTCAATCTTTCTGTGCGTCATTCGGTCTTTCAATTTCGCAACGCCATTATATAGAGCACGGGAAGTATCTGAAGACTTAGCGACATAgtttttcttattacttGTAGCATTCTATAAAGTACCATGCTTTATTCTGGAACCAGCCATAACCGACATCACAACACTATCCCTCCCCCAAGATGCCAGAAACCTCAGAAGAGCTTATGCAAAAGCTGGTGGTATGTTCGTTTATTATTGTTATGATGGTTTCAGCGCGTATATATCTAGTTGCCGAGTCTTAGAAGCGAACTTTTGAGCCAGTATGGTACCAAGACGCCGTGAGAATGACCGTGAGATATAATAGCGTGTTCATACACTGTCATAGATAAGAGACTCATACTAACGTATGATGTTGCAGGAAAAATTCAGGTCGCTCCTGGACGAAGCCCTCGTAGTTGCCATCGCCAGCGACCATGATCTCACAGAAGCTTCTCAGTATAAGTCAGCTCAGACTGTCTTAGAAGACCTTGCCCAGCATGTCTCAACAGAAGAAGCAACAGGATTCAACCCAAGCGGCATTTCGAACATGCCTGAAGATATGAATGGCAACGAGAGTACGGCTGAGACGAGCAGCCAACAGGCCTCTCGTGCTCATGACACAGATACCACTTCGGCCAGCGATCAAACTGCATCGACAACAAATACAACCTACTCCATACCCAGACTTACTTCATTCGATGATGATAGCGTGGAGAATAaagtccttctcctccaaagCATGTTTAGTGAGCTCAAGGAATTTGACATTAAACACTCATTGAAAAAGGCAAATGGTGATGTGCAGACTGCACTCGATGACCTACTGAACATCCAGTATCTTAAATCAACAGGTCAGGAGCAGAAGGGCattgatggcttcttcgagCCTGATGAAGCCGTcgggaagaagcagagaaggaacaagaagaagggcaaaaAAGCTTTGGGCAGcgaaacaccatcatcaagcagTGGAAATGTCTCTCCACCCCCCGATGACCTCAAGGAGTTGAAGCGTATGTTCTAACCAATCATTTACTAGAGCATGATAACTGACAGTCTGACTTAAAGGCCAGGACGAGATCGCATATCTAGCAGACAGGTTGGACTTACCTTTTGGAGTAGTCTCCGATATTTACCACAACAAACGCTGTGCGAGTGGCGCCGCTGCAGTTGAGATCTTGCATCGATACATCTCACAAGGCATCGAAACCCAGGATAAAGAGGCAAAGAAATATGCACAGGAACTCGCCCAAAAATACCAGAATGTCCCAGAGAAGTTTATGTCGACAATTGTGCAGGTTACGGGCTCTTCAGCGCAAGAATCAGAAGACATCGCGGCGCTTGTTAGCAAACATTTCGTCAAGAATCCCTGGACACAGAAGCTTGAGGTCAGTTATCAACTGACGCCACTGCCCGTAGAGGACATCGAAGGATTCGAGACAGTTACGCGAGGAAAATCCAAGCTGGCCCGGCCGGTATCAGGAAGCACGAGCTCTCCCGTCGGCTCGTCAGCGTACGCGCAAGCTGCCGAGAGAGCCAGCCAATACAATCGAGCCAAACGTGAAGCAGCCGCTTCAGCGGCATCCTTAAACCGACGTGGTGCCTCTAATCCACTCTATCGACAGGCAGCAGGTTATTATTCTGAAAGGGCACGAGAGCAGGCTCGATATGGAATGCATGCTACGTCAACGGCGGCAAATCTACTGGTTGATAAGCAAAGCACATCAACTTCGATTGACTTACACGGCGTCAACGTGCAGTCTGGCGTGAGCATTGCTCG contains:
- a CDS encoding hypothetical protein (EggNog:ENOG41) produces the protein MSTRGHRSNGSSSTCTIAFGLLSPPPTPPPLNSGLPPPPSQPPYAPPDNGTGSCIETSVMAKEIKEQEQDKDTTKTIPPPPESTAGFGSAVKAIFQSLKARLCDLQAIAQNQASRVFRSFSG
- a CDS encoding hypothetical protein (EggNog:ENOG41), yielding MPETSEELMQKLVEKFRSLLDEALVVAIASDHDLTEASQYKSAQTVLEDLAQHVSTEEATGFNPSGISNMPEDMNGNESTAETSSQQASRAHDTDTTSASDQTASTTNTTYSIPRLTSFDDDSVENKVLLLQSMFSELKEFDIKHSLKKANGDVQTALDDLLNIQYLKSTGQEQKGIDGFFEPDEAVGKKQRRNKKKGKKALGSETPSSSSGNVSPPPDDLKELKRQDEIAYLADRLDLPFGVVSDIYHNKRCASGAAAVEILHRYISQGIETQDKEAKKYAQELAQKYQNVPEKFMSTIVQVTGSSAQESEDIAALVSKHFVKNPWTQKLEVSYQLTPLPVEDIEGFETVTRGKSKLARPVSGSTSSPVGSSAYAQAAERASQYNRAKREAAASAASLNRRGASNPLYRQAAGYYSERAREQARYGMHATSTAANLLVDKQSTSTSIDLHGVNVQSGVSIARERVQSWWDGLGEFRSDKARQQPFTVITGLGRHSAGGVSKLRQAVASALLQDGWKIQVETGRFLIKGRR